In the genome of Lactuca sativa cultivar Salinas chromosome 3, Lsat_Salinas_v11, whole genome shotgun sequence, the window CATTGCTTCTTCAGATACTCCCAATTCAATCCTTGTTTCCACAGTCTTTAATGGTGTTGGCTTCAATTCGTGGAAGAGATCTATGATTTTATCTCTTTCTGCTAAAAACAAATTAGGTTTTGTTGATGGATCAATCGCTAAACCAGATTTCAATTCTTCTTCATTTTCTCTCTGGTTTCGTGCAAATTCGATGGTCATCAGTTGGATCTTAAATTCTCTTTCCAAAACCATCGCTGATAGTGTTCTTTTCTTTGAATCTGCTTCTGAAATTTGGAACGAATTGATTCAACGCTATGAACAATCCAGTGGAGGTCAGTTGTACCAAATCCAACAACAACTCTACTCATTATCCCAAGGATCTGACGATTTCTCTACCTATTTCACTAAAATCACAAAGATCTGGGATGAATTAAGGATTCTACAAGATCTTCCTTCTTGTTTGTGTGGTACTGCTGCTCGAATTCAGAAATTTCTTGACGACCAGCGTTTGATACAACTTCTGATGGGATTAAATGATACATATAAAGTTGTGAGGGGTCAATTGCTCATGATGAAACCATTACCATCTGTAGCTACTGCATATTCCATCCTTCTTCAAGAAGAACAACAGAGAGGTATtactaattctccttctatccaTTCGGATGCGATTGCTATGCAAGCTTCATATGATAATTCTTCCAAAAAGACTCTCACATGTAATCATTGCAAGAAATCGGGACATACCAAAGCACAATGTTACAGGTTAAATGGTTTTCCGCCtaatttcaaaatcacaaaagGGAAAAGAGATGATATCAAGTCTACTGCACAAAATGTCACCACTCAATCTACCTCTCCCATTACTGTTGATCAGTACAATCAATTGCTTCAATTACTCACTATTCACAATTTCAGTCCATCTTCTTCATCAACTCAAGCCAACACTTCGATTATTGAAGGGGCTATGAACAGTGAAGGTATTTTTTCTTTTGAACATTTTGTTTCTAATGTTCAAAAATCCTCACATTTATTACATGAATATTTTTCATGGATAATCGATTCTGGTGCTACTGATCACATGTGCTCCAATAAATCTTTGTTTCTTACTCTTCGAAAGCTTCATCACCCTCATTTCATTGGTCTTCCTAATGGTCATAAAACCTCTATTGATTCTTATGGTGATATACAAATACATGATTCAATTTTGCTTCGAAATGTATTGTATGTACCATGTTTCAAATACAACCTTGTTTCTGTTCCCAAATTAGCTTCTCAACTACAAACATTTGTTCTATTTACTGATCAATCTTGCTTCATGCAGGACCCTTTATTGAAGAGTAAGCTTGTACTTGGTATACCGGGACATCGAGTTAATGATCTCTATGTTTTCGATCATAGATCTATTAGAACAAGTCTTTCTTTCAATTGTTCTGTTTTCCAATTTCCAATAATTTCCAATTGTTATAATGTAAAACACATTTCCAGTGTATCTGTTTGGCATAATAGATTGGGGCATGCCTCTGTTGAAACACTCAAACATCTTAATGTCATTCCTTCAAATACTAATAGTTCTAGTATTTTCCCTTGTTCAATTTGTTCTCAATCAAAACAACATCGTTTACCATTTGTGCATAGTCAACCTGTTTCCAATGCTTCTTTTGATCTAATACATATTGATGTATGGGGGCCATATAAACATCTTTCATATGATGGTTACAAATAATTTCTTACAATAGTATATGATTGTACTCGACACACACGGATTTATTTGATGAGTAATAAAGGATGTGCAATGTCCTTAATCAAGGCCTTTGTAAATCTCATTAAAACTCAATTTTCAAAGACCATCAAAGTTATAAGAAGTGATAATGCTTTTGAATTGGGGACAAGCTTTGAAGGACAAGATTTTTTTAAAGAACATGGGATTTAGATCAGAAATCAACTCCAAATACCCCTCAACAAAATGGCATAGTTGAGAGGAAACACAAACACATATTGGAGACAGCAAGAGCTTTGTTTTTTCAATTTGGATTGGGTGTTGCTTATTGGTCTAGTTGTGTTCAAACAGCTGTTCATTTAATAAATCGCATGCCTAGCAAAGTTATCAAGTTTAAATCACCATTCGAAGCTCTTTATAATGTCAAACCTGATATTTCACAGCTCAAAGCGTTTGGTTGTTTGTGTTTTGCAAGCACAACTCATGTTGGAAGGGACAAATTCATGCCCAGGTCTCAAGCATGTGATTTTGTTGGATACCCACTTGGTCAAAAAGCGTATAAAGTGTTAAACATCTCTACAAAATAGATTTTTGTTACAAGAGATGTCAAGTTTTATGAAAGTATTTTCCCTTTACATGCTCTTACTCCCATACCACATGAACCAAATCCCACTTCGTATCTTCCTAAATCTGTTGTAGATGAATATGAGATTTCTCTAACCATAGTCTCTCCAAGTGCTAGTCATAATCAACCACCTGATCCACCCATACGATGAACAATCAGATCAAGACACCCTCCATCATATCTTCAAGATTATATCTGCAATCATGTTGATGTTACATCTTCTAATGATACATGTAATCACACGATTACCAACATGTACATTCTTCCTCTTTCTTCCAATCATTCTTTTTGTTCTCAAGCTTCTTCCCAAAATCCCCTTTCTTATATTTGTCAAATCGAGCCTGCATTCTATCATCAAGCTAAGGGTAACACTAATTGGGAAGATGCAATGGAAAAAGAGTTAAAAGCTTTAAAAGATAACAACACATGGACTCTTGTTAAACTACCTAAAGGCAAGAAACCAATCTCATGTAGATGGGTGTATAAAATAAAGCTCAGAGCTGATGGTTCTATTGAGAGGTATAAGGCACGCTTGGTAGCCAAAGGATTTACTCAAAAAGAAGGGGTGGACTACCATGAAACTTTTTCACCAGTGGTGAAATTTAATACCATTAAATGTATTGTTTCTGTTGTAGTGAAAAATGGATGGAAAATTCAGCAATTTGATGTAAATAATGCATTTCTGCATGGTGATTTGCacgaagatgtttacatgaaagTGCCTCCTGGATTAACATTTGATTCACCCTCATTGGTTTGTAAACTTAACAAATCTTTGTATGGTTTGAAACAGGCCTCACGACAATGGTATGCAAAATTGGCAACTGCTTTACAATCAAGAGGTTATCACCATTCTCCAAATGATTATTCCTTGTTCTTAAAAAAATGGCAATTAAGTTGTTATCATTGCtgtatatgtggatgatattctGATCACAGGGGATAATCTTGCTGAAATCACATCACTCAAAGAGTTTTTAAATGATACATTCCAAATCAAGGATTTGGGACAAATAGGGTATTTTTTGGGGTTAGAATTCAGTGAGACAAATGGAGGAATGGTTATTCATCAACAAAAGTATATTCGTAAACTTCTTGCTTTGTACTCTATGGATTAGTTACCTTCAACCTCAACTCCTTTACCTGCTAAAGTTTCACTTTTACCTGACATGGGCACTCCTttaactaatccaacaacatACAGACACTTAATTGGGAAGTTAAATTTTCTTTTACATACAAGACCAGACTTATCTTTTGCTGTGCAACATTTAAGTCAATTCAATCAAAGACCATGTCAAGATCACTATAAGGCAGCTTTACATGTACTTCAATATCTTAAAGGCACACCTTCCCAAGGATTATTCTTCAATAATGATAAAAATTTCAAATTGGAAGCCTATTGTGACAGTGATTGGGCAGCCTGTCCAATCACTAGAAGATCAGTCAGTGGATTTTTTATCTTATTTGGAGGAAGTCCTATATCATGGAAGTCTAAAAAACAACTCACTGTATCACTTTCTTCAGCTGAAGGTGAATATAGATCCATGAGACGAGTCTGTGCAGAACTTGCTTGGTTAAGTAGAGTCTTTGAAGAATTACAAGTCATCAATATTACTCCTATAACCTTGAAGTGTGACAATCTTGCAGCTATATATATTGCCAAAAACCCCGTGTTTCATGTAAGAACAAAACACATTGAAGTGGATTGTCATTATGTGCGAGAAAAGCTACAAAATGGCTTAATTGTTTTGTCTCATGTCCCTACTAATCAACAGTTAGCTGATGTATTCACTAAATCTTTGCCAGGATCTAAACACCGAGAAGCAATTCACAATCTGGGTCTTATTTCATACCCTCCAGATTGAGGGGGGGGGGTGTTAGCATTAAGGGAAGTTTCGGTATTTCAAGTATTAATCTGTTATTTTTGAGTTGTTAGAGTTCGTTAATGAGTTGTTAGAGTTCGTTAATGATTATTAGTAGGCTATATATTCTCGATGTACATATTATAATTAGTTAATCAAGAAATGAATAACAGTTCAGTTCATTTTTTCTCTCTCAAAGCTTCATACTTAACAGATCCAAGAACAATTTTGACAGATCAATTTGATTATGTTTGATAGTGAGAAATACAAATCAAGTAAAATGACGTGAACTATTTATGAATTAAGATCGATAAACTGAAATGTATTGACCCAGTGAATAACCCAAAAACGATTTGAACTTTGAAACTAGTATGATCGAGAATACAGATTTTGAGAATCAGATTGAACGAAGAGAAAAAGAAAGAACAATAGAGCCACAcagggattgttgttgttgtctAAGCACACTATGATGACCGAGTTCCACACAAAAACATTTGAGTTGGAAACTTGATGAAACAATTGAAGACATGAGTTGAAAATGTTGAAGTATGGATATGTGTAGCATTTTGATTAAAGAGCCAGAAAGGTAATGAAAGATGAGATGTGGTCAAAatgtaattttgactttttaaggGAAAACCGGCTAATATAGGTTAGAAGGACTAAAAACATAGGTCATTTCAGATTTTATTCCCTCATAAAGCACGAAAATAAGTTACCATGACTGAATGAGCAAATTCGAAATACATTATTCTGCCAATGTGTCATTTCCCCATAAGTTTATGATTTAATTTTCATTTGCTAGTCcattaatatttaaataataaaaaactatGTATATTTTTGAACCCTTTCGAGCAAGGTTattaaaatttcaattttgatCTTAAGTTCTTACAATTTTAAAATCTAAGTCAAAAAAGATCCCAATCATCTCACCTCATTAGTTTTATTATATATTCGAGTTTcaaaaattcatttattcaagttaaaatcaAGCATCACAGTTTGCAAGAAGTCTTGTAAAGCATCATCATTTCATCAATGCATATCTGATTAGGCAGATCATACTCATAATAATCTTTTTATGATTTTATAGCTTTAGTTTTACATaatcaaaatgatttttttttctaattaatatgttttcttattaattattatggtttgtAGTAAAAAAAATATGGTTCATGCTTAATAAGATAAAGTTGATTCCATTATTGACGTCTTGCGAGCAAATTTGCATGAGTTCATTTTATCCTAGCAACGGAACAACAACCCATTCACCTATAAGGGGGAAGGATCTTTCGATCCCGATTCAACCTTACGATCACGATATTGCAAAATGTAAAATGTTCTTAAGTAAATTTTCGATCTTAAAAACCTTGCTTTTAAGTGAAAAAATGtactatgtatgtatgtatgtatgtatgtatgtatgtatatatgtatgtatgtatgtatgtatatatgtatggctGTAAACGAACTGAACGTTCAACGAACTGTTCATGAACCGTTCGGCGGGAAGTTCGTTTAtattcgtttatttaataaatgaacgaacacgAACATATATTCTCGTtcgtttagttaaacgaacgGACAAGAACAATGGTCTCGTTCGTTCAATTATGTTCTTGAACGTACGTTTATGTTTTTCGTTTATGTCCGTTCATATAAGTTcattttatgttcatatatgcttAATCATgtttgattacattactatattatatgttcatttatgtttatatatgttcaattatgttttttttatctttgttcgtttatgttcgtttaacttgttcacgaacataaacgaacgaacatgaacaatgtaaattgttaaacgaacgaacataaatAAGAAAACTCGTTAGTTTATCCGTTCGTGTTCGTTCATTTGTTCAGCTAACTTAAATGAACAAACATGAGCAAGCCCTGTTCATGTTCATTCGGTTTGTTTACAGccctatatgtatgtatgtatgtatgtatgtatgtatgtatgtatgtatgtattaggGCTGagcaaaaccgaaaccgaaatcaAAAACCGATGAAAACTTATACCAAAAGACCGAAACCGAACCCTAATATACATGAAAATCTATAGACTTCAAGATACTACTAAGAAGGTACTATAAAAACAAACAcgtgactcatatgtttgtatcTTTGTAGTTATATTGCTATAGATAATAGCTAGATTTAGTCACTCAGAATAAGTCCTCACTGAGTTGTTATAGATCCACAAAAATAGGATATAATCTTGTATATATATGTGTTTCCTCTAATAAATGAAATCAAAAATTCATTAATCAACTtatatggtatcagagcgggaaaccctaaatttttccTACGACTATTTTCTTTTCTCAATCACTCATGCCCACCACACCTGCCTCCAACTTGTCTGTCGCTCAATCTCTCCCTCTGACAACCACAAATATCCCACTGGTGACTTTTCCCCTTCCTTAAAACTCACCTCCACTAACTACATGAGTTGGAAAACTCAAATCGAAGCACTCCTCCATGGCCTAGACTTCTACAAGTTCATTGATGGCAGCACCCTCGCTCCTCAACCTACTGTTGTTGCAGGTGTCTCTACTCCTCATGCCAATTACCCTGCCTGGTTTCGTCAAGATTGGCTTCTTTTTGGCGCAATAGTTGGCTCTATTTCTCcttcaatcgtccctcttatctccaATGCTTCATCCTCCCTAGAAGCTTGGAATATTCTATCCAACACATATGCTAACCCATCCCGTGGTCATATCAAACAGCTACAACATCATCTGAAACTTTCTATCAAAACTCCAGAGCAATCGATCACTGACTACATGTAGTTAGTCAAAATCATTATTGATGAATTACAAGTGCTTGGTAAGAAGATGGATGCTGAAGATATTACTGATGTTGCTCTTAATGGCCTTGATTCGACCACTTACAAGACCATAATTGATGCTGTACATGCTAGAGATACCCCCATCTCCTTCACTGAACTACACGGAAAATTAATTAACCATGAACTTGCCTTGCTACAACAATCACCCTCCGTCACTAATCTTCACCAACCCACTACTCCCTTTGCAacccaaaaacacccacaaaataaACCATGGAACAATCAATCTCATCCAAAATCCCAACCTCTCCTTCCCACACTTACTGCTGCTAACCGACCTTTCCTTGCAAAGTGTCAATTTTGTTTCACCAAAGGCCACTCTCTTACCTCCTGTTATGCTTTCAAAAACAAGTACCCTCACATCAACTTTCCTACACTACCAAAAACCACATATTACACTGCCCAAGCCAATGTCATGACATCTACATTGCCATCTGCACATTCCGACAACAACACTCCATGGATGTTCGACAGTGGTGCTTCTCACCACATAAACAACGACCTCAACAATCTCTCACTGCATGCTCCTTATGACGGCACTGATGAACTTATCATTGGTGATGGTTCGTCCCTTTTTTATTACTCATGTTGGCTCTCTTACCGTTAAATTCTCTAATCCTCCTTTCTTTCTAGCAACCGTACTCTATGTTCCATCTATCTATAGAAATATAATTTCTATTTCTTGTTTATGCCTTGATAATCCTATACTAATAGCTTTCTTTTCcttctattttttttatcaagGATCTTCAAACCAACCACCTCCTGCTAAGAGGAACAACTAATCGTGGAATCTATGAGCTTCATTCCACTGCCCATCCTCTACTACTTCACACTTAAAAGTCAATCTCCTGGCATCATCGACTTGTCCATCCACATATCCAAGTTTTGAATCACCTAGCATCTATTTGTCCTCTTATTAAGTCTAGGAAAAATAATTGTAACTCCTGTTGCATTAATAAAAGTCATAAGCTTCCTTTTCATAGCAATTCTTTTACTTCTACTCAACCTTTACAACTTATTTATTTAGATGTATGGTCTGCTCCTATAACCTCCTTTGATGATTTCAAGTATTATATAATCTTTGTAGACCACTTCACAAAATATACGTGGCTATACCCACTTAAACAGAAATCTGACTCACTTACTACCTTTATTCGCTTCCAATCCTTAGTTGAAAAATTCTTtcaaactaaaataaaaaaaacttttctcTGATAATGGAGGAGAATATATCAAACTTGCAAACCACCTTACTTCTTGTGGTATCACCCATCTGACATCACCTCCCCATACCCCTAAAGATAATGGGTATGCGAAAAGACGTCACCGCCATAAAGTTGAAACCACCCTTTCTCTTTTATCTCATGCTCAAATGCCTATCAAATTCTAGACATTTGCTATCACCACTGCCACTTATCTCATAAATAAGCTTCCCACTACAACCTTACAAAATGAATCCCTACACCTTCACCTTTTTAAATCTATCCCAAACTATTCTAAACTTCATTGCTTTGGTTGTCTTGCATACCCATG includes:
- the LOC111883229 gene encoding uncharacterized protein LOC111883229, which produces MADSSSTVNDSSVPNNSSPFFIASSDTPNSILVSTVFNGVGFNSWKRSMILSLSAKNKLGFVDGSIAKPDFNSSSFSLWFRANSMVISWILNSLSKTIADSVLFFESASEIWNELIQRYEQSSGGQLYQIQQQLYSLSQGSDDFSTYFTKITKIWDELRILQDLPSCLCGTAARIQKFLDDQRLIQLLMGLNDTYKVVRGQLLMMKPLPSVATAYSILLQEEQQRGITNSPSIHSDAIAMQASYDNSSKKTLTCNHCKKSGHTKAQCYRLNGFPPNFKITKGKRDDIKSTAQNVTTQSTSPITVDQYNQLLQLLTIHNFSPSSSSTQANTSIIEGAMNSEGIFSFEHFVSNVQKSSHLLHEYFSWIIDSGATDHMCSNKSLFLTLRKLHHPHFIGLPNGHKTSIDSYGDIQIHDSILLRNVLYVPCFKYNLVSVPKLASQLQTFVLFTDQSCFMQDPLLKSKLVLDQKSTPNTPQQNGIVERKHKHILETARALFFQFGLGVAYWSSCVQTAVHLINRMPSKVIKFKSPFEALYNVKPDISQLKAFGCLCFASTTHVGRDKFMPRSQACDFVGYPLGQKAYKVLNISTK